The following proteins come from a genomic window of Flavobacterium crocinum:
- the sov gene encoding T9SS outer membrane translocon Sov/SprA, producing the protein MRKICILLLVLLCGNVLRAQVTPATQDTTKTQFSVGKIELEDPPSVLSAYKYDPITDRYIYTNSVDGFSINYPLILTPQEYEDLLLKESRRNYFRKKMDAIDGKKTGAEAAKKDLLPRYYINSSLFESIFGSNTIDVKPTGSVEMDLGMRYTKQDNPSFSPRNRSSLTFDFDQRISMSLMGKIGTRLEVNANYDTQSTFAFQNLFKLAYTPSEDDIVQKVEVGNVSMPLNSTLIRGAQSLFGVKAQLQFGKTTVTGVFSEQKSQTKSIVAEGGGTVQNFDLFALDYDNDRHFFLSQYFRNKYDASLKSYPLIDSRVQVTRIEVWVTNKQNRVTTTSNNLRNVIALQDLGEGQVTGVPDNEVVVITNPAGFFNNGIDSPTDNTNNKYDPASIGKAGSYLNSNIREIVTAGSGFNNTNVAEGTDYSILENARKLTTNEYTFNAQLGYISLQQRLANDEILAVAFEYTVGGKVYQVGEFGSDGVDATVVTGSNNNNQAVITQSLVLKMLKSSLTNVKNPVWNLMMKNVYQIPQAYQIKQEDFRLNILYTDPSPINYITPVTGTTFPANPAPDDMVEKTPLLNVFNLDRLNYNNDPQTGGDGFFDYVPGVTVDVQNARIIFTTKEPFGELLFRKLGGGNYNDPTTYNDNQKKYVFQNMYRNTQAAALQEGQKNKFLLRGKYKSSGSNGIPIGAFNVPQGSVVVTAAGRVLVEGIDYSVDYQLGRVQILDPSLQASNTPIEVSLENNSIFGQQTRRFMGFNIEHKISEKFVIGGTFLKMTERPFTQKSSYGQESVNNTIFGFNGNYSTEVPFLTRLANKLPNVDTDVPSNLSIRGEVAFLKPDAPKASDFEGEATIYIDDFEGSQTTIDMRSAYAWSLASTPMINDITDNTFNANYNTLEYGYKRAKLSWYTIDPVFYASKPSGISNDDLSLNSTRRVYSRELYPNTDIAQGQIQVINTLDLTYYPSERGPYNNNPDFGTMNPSTNFGGIMRALNSTNFEQGNVEYIQFWVLDPYVGNGQAQPGNSGKIYFNLGEVSEDVLKDGRKQYENGLGPDQVMVNPQPIWGDVPASQSLIYAFDTNSDNRKNQDVGLDGLPSSREGSVYTNYAGEVDPAADDYTYYLNTTGGVLDRYKNYNGTENNSAVSVDDPNRGSTTLPDVEDINRDNTMSTINAYYEYSIDIKPGMDVGDKYVTDVRPTTVELPNGSTTNARWIQFKIPVSQPQKTIGNITDFRSIRFMRMFMTGFNDQMTVRFGSLDLVRGEWRKYTGLLDANYTNPTNDGVEFDVAAVNIQENGTKEPVNYVIPPGVQREQLYNNNTIINQNEQSLALRIGGSGLQYQNAKGAFKSVSVDMRQYKKLKMFLHAESIRNEVPLEDDEMIGFIRFGNDLTDNFYQVEIPLKVTKTGGSAAISPDLVWMDENNIDLAMSLLTRMKILGMKIGPNDARRDINGIYYPDKDPSVEGGDEDSKLTLGIKGNPNFGLVRNLMVGVKSQADHKDLKGEFWFNELRMSDLENKGGMAALLNVDTNMADLMTLSASGKKSTIGFGSLEQGANERDREDIQQYNIVTNINLGKLMPKKWGINLPFNYAIGEEVITPEYDPFNQDIKLKQLIAETTDPAEKDNIRKRAVDYTKRKSINFIGVRKDRAPEQKPHVYDVENFTFSQSYNQVERHDYEVETYEDEQSNTAVNYAYTFQPKEIVPFKQNKFMKKSDYWKMLSDFNFNYLPSNISFNTNIIRQSNRQQYRQVELEEGSIGLDPLYRRNFAFNYQYGFGFNLTKSLKLNYTAASNNIVRNFLNDDNTPKEDFNIWDDYFDIGIPNQHLQQLVLNYEIPINKIPIFSFVKANYSYTADYNWQRSSTAMSQYIDENGTPWDLGNTIQNANSNTFATTLNMNLLYKYLGLVPGGKPAAKAKPAGPPKPGEKIVNTAKPVTSSSPFYDGLIGVLTSVKNIQVNYTKNSGTVLPGYVPGVGFFGTSKPSLGFIFGSQDDVRYEAAKNGWLTDYQNFNQNFTQVSNKLLKITANVDLFPDLKIDLAMDRSYSENSSEQYTVRDSIGQLFYKPLSPYTYGMFSISTVMIKTAFATSTETESSAFDDFRSNRLIIANRLAEQHYGAGAEIPRYGDVNNPIPAETDPNYKIYVANVGYPIGFTKSNQAVLLPSFLAAYTGGDAEKSSTGIFRSFPIPNWSVKYNGLMRYKYFKDRFKRFSLQHNYRASYTISQFRSNFDYLETPNGQDVNTNFFNKTIMSNVNLVEQFSPLLRVDFELKNSFRLLTEVKKDRALSMSFDNNLLTEVKGVEYVIGLGYRFKDVIFSSRLADNPTGIIKSDINLKADFSFRNNETLVRYLDYDNNQLAAGQNIWTLKLTADYSFSKNLTAIFYYDHSFSKAVISTSFPLTNIRSGFTLRYNFGN; encoded by the coding sequence GTCTGGAAGTTAATGCCAACTACGATACACAATCAACCTTTGCATTTCAAAACTTATTTAAACTGGCTTACACACCTTCTGAAGATGATATCGTTCAGAAAGTAGAAGTGGGGAATGTTAGCATGCCATTAAACAGTACATTGATTAGAGGTGCGCAAAGTTTGTTTGGGGTTAAGGCACAGCTGCAATTTGGTAAAACTACAGTTACGGGAGTATTCTCAGAACAAAAGTCTCAAACCAAAAGTATAGTCGCAGAAGGTGGAGGGACAGTTCAGAACTTCGATTTGTTTGCATTAGACTATGATAATGACCGACATTTCTTCTTATCACAATATTTTAGAAATAAATATGATGCTTCTCTGAAAAGTTATCCGCTTATTGATAGCCGTGTTCAGGTTACAAGAATAGAAGTATGGGTAACCAATAAACAAAACAGAGTAACCACGACAAGTAACAATTTAAGAAATGTTATTGCACTTCAGGATTTAGGTGAAGGCCAGGTAACGGGCGTGCCGGATAATGAAGTAGTAGTAATTACAAATCCTGCAGGATTTTTTAATAATGGTATAGATTCTCCAACAGACAATACCAATAATAAATACGATCCGGCTTCTATAGGAAAAGCTGGAAGTTATTTAAATTCTAATATTAGAGAAATTGTTACAGCCGGTTCCGGATTTAATAATACAAATGTAGCTGAAGGAACAGATTATTCGATCTTGGAAAATGCCAGAAAGTTAACCACAAACGAATATACGTTTAATGCCCAATTAGGGTATATCTCGTTACAGCAACGTTTGGCCAATGATGAAATTTTAGCAGTTGCGTTTGAATATACAGTAGGAGGAAAAGTCTATCAGGTTGGGGAATTTGGTAGTGATGGTGTAGATGCAACTGTTGTGACAGGAAGCAACAATAATAATCAGGCTGTAATTACACAGAGTTTGGTTTTAAAAATGCTGAAAAGTAGTTTGACAAACGTTAAAAATCCGGTTTGGAACCTGATGATGAAAAACGTGTATCAAATTCCACAGGCTTACCAAATCAAACAAGAAGATTTTAGACTTAATATTCTGTACACAGATCCTTCGCCGATCAATTATATTACACCGGTAACAGGGACAACGTTTCCGGCAAATCCGGCACCGGATGATATGGTAGAGAAAACACCTTTACTAAATGTTTTCAATCTGGACAGATTAAATTATAATAATGACCCTCAAACAGGAGGAGATGGTTTTTTTGATTATGTTCCGGGAGTAACGGTGGATGTACAAAATGCCCGAATCATTTTTACCACAAAAGAACCTTTTGGAGAGCTTTTATTTAGAAAATTAGGAGGTGGAAACTATAATGATCCAACGACGTACAACGACAACCAGAAAAAATATGTATTCCAGAATATGTATAGAAATACTCAGGCTGCCGCTTTACAGGAAGGACAGAAAAATAAGTTTTTGCTTAGAGGGAAATACAAATCGTCAGGAAGTAATGGTATTCCAATTGGGGCATTCAATGTGCCTCAGGGATCTGTTGTGGTAACCGCAGCAGGAAGAGTACTGGTTGAAGGGATCGATTATAGTGTAGATTATCAATTAGGAAGAGTACAGATTTTAGATCCGTCGCTTCAGGCTTCTAATACTCCAATTGAAGTTTCGTTAGAGAATAATTCCATTTTTGGACAACAGACCAGAAGGTTTATGGGATTCAATATCGAACATAAAATTTCAGAAAAATTTGTTATTGGTGGAACGTTCTTAAAGATGACAGAACGTCCTTTTACCCAAAAATCAAGCTATGGACAAGAATCTGTAAATAATACCATTTTTGGTTTTAACGGAAATTATTCAACAGAAGTTCCGTTCTTAACAAGATTAGCCAACAAACTCCCAAATGTGGATACAGATGTTCCTTCTAATCTTTCTATCCGTGGAGAAGTTGCGTTTCTAAAACCGGATGCTCCAAAAGCAAGTGATTTTGAAGGAGAAGCTACAATTTATATTGATGATTTTGAAGGATCTCAAACCACAATCGATATGAGATCTGCTTATGCCTGGAGTTTGGCTTCGACACCAATGATAAACGATATAACGGATAATACTTTTAATGCCAATTATAATACATTAGAATACGGTTACAAACGTGCAAAACTTTCCTGGTATACAATTGATCCTGTTTTTTATGCTTCAAAACCTTCAGGTATTTCAAATGATGATTTGTCTTTAAACTCTACTAGAAGGGTGTACAGTCGTGAGTTATATCCAAATACCGATATTGCTCAGGGACAGATTCAGGTTATTAATACACTCGATTTAACGTATTACCCATCAGAAAGAGGACCATATAATAATAATCCTGATTTCGGAACGATGAATCCTTCTACTAATTTTGGAGGTATTATGCGTGCTCTGAATTCAACCAATTTTGAGCAGGGTAATGTTGAGTATATTCAGTTTTGGGTTTTGGATCCTTATGTTGGAAATGGACAGGCTCAGCCGGGAAATAGTGGAAAAATCTATTTCAATTTAGGTGAAGTTTCCGAAGACGTTCTTAAAGACGGAAGAAAACAATATGAAAACGGATTAGGTCCAGATCAGGTTATGGTAAATCCACAACCAATCTGGGGAGATGTTCCGGCATCACAATCATTAATCTATGCTTTTGATACTAATTCAGATAATCGTAAAAATCAGGATGTTGGTTTAGATGGTTTGCCAAGTTCAAGAGAGGGGTCTGTTTATACCAATTATGCAGGTGAAGTCGATCCGGCAGCAGACGATTATACCTATTATTTAAATACGACCGGAGGAGTTTTAGATCGTTATAAAAATTATAACGGAACAGAAAATAACTCTGCAGTAAGCGTAGATGATCCAAATCGTGGTTCTACTACACTTCCTGATGTTGAAGATATCAATCGTGACAATACTATGAGTACTATCAATGCGTATTACGAATATAGTATTGATATAAAGCCGGGAATGGATGTAGGAGATAAATATGTTACAGATGTTCGTCCGACTACTGTCGAACTTCCAAACGGAAGTACGACCAATGCAAGGTGGATTCAGTTTAAAATTCCGGTTTCTCAGCCACAAAAAACAATTGGAAATATTACGGATTTTAGATCAATTCGTTTTATGCGTATGTTTATGACCGGATTTAATGATCAAATGACAGTGCGTTTTGGATCTTTAGATTTAGTTAGAGGAGAGTGGAGAAAATACACTGGTTTATTAGATGCAAATTATACTAATCCAACAAATGATGGTGTTGAATTTGATGTAGCTGCAGTAAACATTCAGGAAAATGGAACAAAAGAACCTGTAAATTATGTAATTCCTCCAGGTGTTCAAAGAGAGCAGTTGTATAATAACAATACAATCATTAATCAAAATGAACAGTCACTAGCGTTGAGAATTGGCGGGTCTGGTTTACAATATCAAAATGCAAAAGGAGCGTTTAAAAGCGTTAGTGTCGATATGCGACAGTATAAAAAGCTAAAAATGTTTTTACACGCAGAATCTATAAGAAATGAAGTTCCTTTAGAAGACGATGAAATGATAGGATTTATTCGTTTTGGAAATGACCTTACCGATAACTTCTATCAGGTTGAAATTCCTTTAAAAGTGACTAAAACGGGAGGCTCTGCAGCTATAAGCCCGGATTTGGTATGGATGGACGAGAATAATATTGATTTAGCCATGTCATTGCTGACAAGAATGAAAATTTTAGGAATGAAAATTGGTCCTAATGATGCCAGAAGAGATATTAATGGTATTTATTATCCTGATAAAGATCCAAGCGTTGAAGGAGGAGATGAAGACAGTAAATTAACTTTAGGTATAAAAGGAAATCCTAATTTCGGTTTAGTCCGAAACTTAATGGTCGGAGTAAAAAGCCAGGCAGATCATAAGGATTTGAAAGGAGAATTCTGGTTTAATGAACTTCGTATGTCCGATCTTGAAAATAAAGGCGGTATGGCAGCTTTATTGAACGTAGATACCAACATGGCCGATTTGATGACTTTGTCTGCATCCGGTAAAAAGAGTACGATTGGTTTTGGTTCTCTGGAACAAGGAGCAAATGAAAGAGATCGTGAGGATATTCAGCAGTATAACATTGTAACCAATATTAATTTAGGGAAATTAATGCCTAAAAAATGGGGTATTAATCTTCCGTTTAATTATGCCATTGGAGAAGAAGTTATTACTCCGGAATATGATCCATTTAATCAGGATATCAAGTTAAAACAATTAATCGCAGAAACTACAGATCCGGCAGAAAAAGATAATATAAGAAAACGTGCAGTAGATTATACTAAACGTAAGAGTATTAATTTTATTGGAGTAAGAAAAGACAGAGCGCCAGAGCAGAAACCTCATGTTTACGATGTGGAGAATTTTACATTCTCTCAATCGTATAATCAGGTGGAAAGACATGATTATGAAGTTGAAACTTATGAAGATGAACAGTCTAATACAGCTGTAAACTATGCTTATACTTTCCAGCCAAAAGAAATAGTGCCGTTTAAGCAAAACAAATTCATGAAGAAAAGTGATTATTGGAAAATGCTGAGCGACTTTAATTTTAATTATCTTCCTTCAAACATTTCTTTTAATACCAATATCATCAGACAAAGTAACCGTCAGCAATACAGACAGGTGGAATTAGAAGAGGGAAGTATCGGTCTTGATCCGTTGTACAGAAGAAATTTTGCCTTTAATTATCAGTATGGTTTCGGATTTAATTTGACAAAATCGTTAAAATTAAATTATACAGCAGCTTCTAATAATATTGTTAGAAACTTCCTGAATGATGATAATACACCAAAAGAGGATTTTAATATCTGGGATGATTATTTTGATATTGGTATTCCAAATCAGCATTTGCAACAGTTGGTTTTAAACTATGAAATTCCAATCAATAAAATTCCGATTTTTAGTTTTGTAAAAGCAAATTATTCTTATACTGCTGATTATAACTGGCAGAGATCTTCTACGGCAATGTCTCAATATATCGATGAAAATGGCACGCCTTGGGATTTAGGAAATACAATTCAGAATGCGAATTCGAATACTTTTGCTACAACATTAAATATGAATTTATTGTATAAGTATTTAGGTTTAGTTCCGGGAGGAAAACCTGCGGCAAAAGCAAAACCTGCCGGTCCACCTAAACCAGGAGAAAAAATTGTAAACACCGCGAAACCCGTTACAAGCAGTAGCCCTTTTTATGATGGCTTGATTGGCGTGTTAACCAGTGTTAAAAACATTCAGGTTAATTACACCAAAAATAGCGGAACTGTTTTACCGGGTTATGTTCCGGGAGTTGGTTTCTTTGGTACATCAAAACCATCTTTAGGATTTATTTTTGGAAGTCAGGATGATGTGCGTTATGAAGCGGCTAAAAATGGATGGTTAACGGATTACCAGAATTTTAATCAGAACTTTACACAGGTAAGCAATAAACTTTTGAAAATTACAGCAAACGTAGATTTGTTTCCTGATTTGAAAATAGATTTGGCAATGGATCGTTCGTATTCTGAAAACTCTTCAGAACAATATACAGTTAGAGATTCTATTGGTCAATTGTTTTATAAGCCGTTGTCTCCATATACTTATGGAATGTTCTCTATTTCTACAGTAATGATAAAAACAGCTTTTGCTACAAGTACAGAAACGGAATCTTCTGCTTTTGATGATTTTAGAAGTAATCGTTTGATTATTGCAAACCGTTTAGCAGAACAGCATTATGGGGCGGGTGCCGAAATTCCGAGATATGGTGATGTAAATAATCCAATTCCGGCAGAGACAGATCCAAATTATAAAATATATGTAGCCAATGTTGGTTATCCTATAGGATTTACGAAAAGTAATCAGGCTGTATTATTACCGTCTTTCCTGGCAGCATATACTGGAGGTGATGCTGAAAAGAGTTCTACCGGGATTTTCAGGAGTTTTCCAATCCCGAACTGGTCGGTGAAATATAACGGTCTGATGCGCTACAAGTATTTTAAAGATCGTTTTAAGCGTTTCTCTTTGCAACATAATTATAGAGCGTCTTATACGATTAGTCAGTTTAGATCTAATTTTGATTATTTGGAAACTCCGAACGGACAAGATGTTAATACCAATTTCTTTAATAAAACGATTATGTCAAATGTCAATTTAGTGGAGCAGTTTAGTCCGCTTCTACGAGTTGATTTTGAGTTGAAGAATTCTTTCCGTTTGTTAACAGAGGTTAAAAAGGACCGTGCTTTGTCTATGAGTTTTGACAATAACTTATTGACAGAGGTAAAAGGAGTAGAATATGTTATAGGTTTAGGATATCGTTTTAAAGATGTTATTTTCTCCTCAAGACTCGCAGACAATCCAACCGGAATTATTAAAAGTGATATTAATTTAAAAGCAGATTTTTCATTTAGAAATAATGAAACATTAGTTCGATATTTAGATTACGATAATAATCAGTTGGCAGCGGGACAGAATATATGGACTTTAAAGTTAACGGCTGATTATTCTTTCAGTAAAAACTTAACCGCGATATTCTATTATGATCATTCGTTCTCAAAAGCTGTGATTTCAACATCATTCCCTTTAACGAACATTAGATCAGGTTTCACACTTCGTTATAATTTTGGAAATTAA
- the gcvH gene encoding glycine cleavage system protein GcvH, with product MSIPANLKYTKDHEWVSIEGDVATVGITHFAQKELGDIVYVEVETLDQTLSKDEVFGTVEAVKTVSDLFLPLTGEIIAFNEDLESAPETVNSDPYGAGWMIKIKIADASEIDTLLSDQAYKELIGA from the coding sequence ATGAGCATACCAGCAAATTTAAAGTACACAAAAGATCACGAATGGGTTAGCATCGAAGGAGATGTTGCGACTGTAGGAATTACTCATTTTGCACAAAAAGAGTTAGGGGATATCGTGTATGTTGAGGTAGAAACTTTAGATCAGACACTTTCAAAAGATGAGGTTTTTGGAACTGTTGAGGCTGTAAAAACAGTTTCAGATTTATTCTTACCATTAACAGGTGAAATCATTGCTTTTAATGAAGATTTAGAGAGTGCTCCTGAAACTGTAAATTCTGATCCTTACGGAGCTGGATGGATGATTAAAATTAAGATTGCTGATGCTTCAGAAATTGATACTTTATTATCTGACCAGGCTTATAAAGAATTAATCGGTGCCTAA
- a CDS encoding VanZ family protein, producing MPKQLLLIWAIICSGIIAYLCLTDSGNLPVVNFPSLDKIVHFCFHFGFTISWILFFKKELKGKEADDYKAYLISFIFSVFFGITIEILQNALTVTRAADISDVLANALGAFMAVFCAIAFKKQIDKI from the coding sequence GTGCCTAAACAACTCTTATTAATCTGGGCAATTATTTGTTCCGGAATTATCGCTTATCTGTGTTTAACAGATTCGGGTAACTTGCCGGTAGTTAATTTCCCAAGTTTGGATAAAATTGTACATTTCTGTTTTCATTTTGGATTTACAATTTCGTGGATTTTGTTTTTCAAAAAAGAATTAAAAGGAAAAGAAGCGGATGATTATAAAGCGTATTTGATTTCGTTTATATTCTCTGTTTTTTTTGGAATTACAATCGAGATCCTGCAAAATGCTCTTACAGTAACAAGAGCGGCAGATATTTCAGATGTTTTGGCCAATGCACTTGGAGCGTTTATGGCAGTTTTTTGTGCTATTGCTTTCAAGAAGCAGATCGATAAGATATAA
- the deoC gene encoding deoxyribose-phosphate aldolase produces MNIKQYLDSTYLKTASQAGLSEAENRIVVKNAIAEAIQEGFKLIMIRPEYVSLAKEMIIEANSVLLVGTVIDFPEGKSSLETKIKEANDAIANGADDLDFVCNYEAFKNGYTDLVKKEILIGTQIGLANNKTVKWIIEVAALTDKEIIQLSALIKNVVVSHFNEEEFGSVFVKSSTGFYKTEDNIPNGATVPTIIIMLENASPLPVKAAGGVRSFEEAAEMIRLGVKRIGTSAAKAISNGENTPNQY; encoded by the coding sequence ATGAATATAAAGCAATATTTAGATTCCACTTATTTAAAAACTGCCTCGCAAGCTGGTCTTTCTGAAGCAGAAAATAGGATTGTGGTAAAAAATGCGATTGCCGAAGCCATTCAGGAAGGTTTTAAATTAATTATGATTCGCCCGGAATATGTTTCTTTAGCCAAAGAAATGATAATAGAAGCTAATTCCGTTTTATTGGTTGGAACTGTAATTGATTTTCCGGAAGGAAAATCAAGTCTCGAAACTAAGATTAAAGAAGCCAATGACGCAATTGCAAACGGAGCAGATGATTTGGATTTTGTTTGCAATTATGAAGCTTTTAAAAATGGCTACACAGATTTAGTGAAAAAAGAAATTCTGATAGGAACCCAGATTGGTTTAGCCAATAATAAAACCGTAAAATGGATTATAGAGGTTGCTGCTTTAACAGATAAAGAGATTATTCAGTTATCTGCTTTAATCAAAAATGTAGTGGTTTCTCATTTCAATGAAGAAGAGTTTGGATCTGTTTTTGTAAAATCGTCAACTGGTTTTTATAAAACAGAAGACAATATTCCGAATGGAGCGACAGTTCCAACGATAATTATAATGCTTGAAAATGCTTCGCCATTACCGGTAAAAGCAGCAGGAGGTGTTCGGTCGTTTGAAGAAGCTGCAGAAATGATTCGTCTGGGAGTTAAACGTATAGGAACTTCGGCGGCAAAGGCCATTTCAAATGGAGAAAATACCCCAAATCAATATTAA
- a CDS encoding energy transducer TonB produces MNKFFLSLVFIFSFFIASSQVQSGFTAEIFPIFSNCENLDGKKLENCFYKEVQDFVFANFQIPENLKQNNYKGQVKVLFEVNADGEFKVIYVSAANEELSEEAKRVFGKFPKIKPSTYNGKATYSKYTIAIDIPLKSSEQLAAEALAAAEILKPIEKPMTELDSIVYKKYNNPEFESHLNIPFSHSYYAQFDAAMNQVGSNNHTASKPYTYAEVSKYYNLKAVNQSLQKNVSSWLGRKWWNENMVQIQGEDYWFSLNPIVDLQLGKASDLDASYTYVNTRALNFRGGLGKQINFTTTFFESQGRFAGYFNDYAESIKPSGGNPAIIPGVGIAKRFKTDAYDFPLADANITFTPNKIFDLQLGYGRNFIGDGYRSLLEGDGASPYPYFKINTNFWKIKYTNTYMWMKDVRPEVTEERTYATKFMANHYLSWNVSNRLNLGFFESVVWTDSNNRGFDINFVNPIIFYRAVEFGSSSKSGNALLGITGKYKWNNSINLYSQFLIDEFSVSDVGAGDQSWKNKFGFQLGAKYFNAFNVKDLLVQVEFNHVRPYVYSHSAVITNYGHNNQSVGHQWGGNFKELILIGRYHKGRLFGDAKFTMGTRGLDFDTAEDSYNYGGNIYKSYDVNRPYDTGVKVGQGNKTNIFIADIQGGYLINPMTNLKLFGSLIYRNFDPTQETATTFKQSTTWFSIGLRSDIFNWYFDY; encoded by the coding sequence GTGAATAAGTTTTTTTTGTCCCTTGTTTTTATTTTTTCATTTTTCATTGCTTCTTCACAAGTGCAGTCTGGCTTTACAGCAGAAATATTTCCGATTTTTTCAAATTGTGAAAATTTAGATGGTAAAAAACTGGAAAATTGTTTTTATAAAGAAGTTCAGGATTTTGTATTTGCTAACTTTCAGATTCCTGAAAATTTAAAACAAAATAATTATAAAGGACAAGTAAAAGTGCTTTTTGAGGTAAATGCTGATGGGGAATTTAAAGTAATTTACGTTTCGGCAGCAAATGAAGAATTATCCGAAGAAGCTAAACGTGTATTTGGTAAATTTCCAAAAATAAAACCTTCAACTTATAACGGAAAGGCAACTTATTCTAAATATACAATTGCTATTGATATTCCTCTTAAAAGTTCGGAACAATTAGCAGCAGAAGCTTTGGCAGCAGCCGAAATTTTAAAACCTATCGAAAAACCAATGACAGAATTGGATAGTATTGTGTATAAAAAATACAATAATCCAGAATTTGAAAGTCATTTAAATATTCCGTTTTCACATAGTTATTATGCGCAGTTTGATGCGGCAATGAATCAGGTTGGGAGTAATAATCACACCGCCTCTAAGCCTTATACGTATGCTGAGGTTTCGAAATATTATAATTTGAAAGCCGTTAATCAATCCTTGCAAAAGAATGTTTCATCTTGGCTGGGAAGAAAATGGTGGAACGAAAATATGGTTCAGATTCAGGGAGAAGATTACTGGTTTTCTTTAAATCCGATTGTGGATTTACAACTTGGAAAAGCTTCAGATCTTGATGCTTCATATACTTACGTAAATACCAGAGCATTGAATTTTAGAGGAGGTTTAGGAAAACAAATCAATTTTACGACTACATTTTTTGAAAGCCAGGGAAGATTTGCAGGTTATTTTAATGATTATGCCGAATCTATTAAACCTTCCGGAGGAAATCCGGCCATTATTCCGGGAGTTGGAATTGCGAAAAGATTTAAAACAGATGCTTACGATTTTCCTTTAGCGGATGCTAATATTACTTTTACGCCAAACAAGATTTTTGATCTTCAGTTGGGGTATGGACGAAATTTTATTGGAGATGGTTACCGTTCACTTTTGGAAGGAGATGGAGCAAGCCCTTATCCTTACTTTAAAATCAATACCAATTTCTGGAAAATAAAATATACCAATACCTATATGTGGATGAAAGATGTTCGTCCTGAGGTTACAGAGGAAAGAACATATGCTACCAAGTTTATGGCTAATCATTATCTAAGCTGGAATGTTTCCAATAGATTAAATCTTGGTTTTTTTGAATCTGTAGTCTGGACAGATTCTAATAACAGAGGCTTTGATATTAACTTTGTAAATCCAATTATTTTTTATCGTGCAGTAGAATTTGGATCTTCATCTAAAAGTGGAAATGCTCTTTTGGGAATCACAGGCAAATACAAATGGAATAACAGTATTAATCTGTATTCTCAATTTCTTATCGATGAATTTTCAGTTTCCGATGTTGGAGCCGGAGATCAAAGTTGGAAAAACAAATTTGGTTTTCAGTTAGGGGCAAAGTATTTCAATGCATTTAATGTAAAAGATTTATTGGTTCAGGTTGAATTTAATCATGTTCGTCCTTATGTATATTCTCATAGTGCAGTGATTACCAACTACGGACATAATAACCAAAGTGTTGGGCATCAATGGGGAGGAAACTTTAAGGAGTTAATTTTAATAGGTCGTTATCATAAAGGACGTTTGTTTGGAGATGCTAAATTTACAATGGGAACAAGAGGTTTGGATTTTGATACAGCCGAAGATTCTTATAACTACGGAGGGAATATTTATAAAAGTTATGACGTAAATCGTCCATACGATACCGGTGTCAAAGTAGGGCAGGGAAATAAAACCAATATTTTTATAGCAGACATTCAGGGAGGTTATTTGATTAATCCAATGACGAACCTGAAATTGTTTGGAAGTCTTATTTATAGAAATTTTGATCCGACTCAGGAAACGGCAACCACTTTTAAACAAAGTACAACCTGGTTCAGTATCGGATTACGCTCTGATATTTTTAACTGGTATTTCGATTACTAA